In a genomic window of Magnolia sinica isolate HGM2019 chromosome 16, MsV1, whole genome shotgun sequence:
- the LOC131229149 gene encoding protein DETOXIFICATION 33-like: protein MGRLGEMIWEESKKMWEIAGPAILTSVLQFSIGFVTVAFVGHLGFIELAAVAVSQNIVEGFAFGFLLGMGSAVETLCGQAVGAGQIHMLGIYLQRSWILTGLTALALTPVYIFTSPILKFLHQSDEISEVAGRFCIWVIPQLFAYAMNFPLQKFFQSQTRVWVMAAIAAAALALHVLLNWLLVTKLEYGLAGAAIAGNISWWVINLAQLVYLVSGYFPNAWTGFSLLALRSLTAFVKLSLASAIMLCLELWYYTAVILLVGSLKTKPEIDVDAVSICMNLEVWTLMVAIGFNAAVSVRVSNELGAGHPKAAKFSVVVTVSTSVLLGILFTAAILIARSEFPKVFTDKPVVIRETIKLGYLLAATIFLNSIQPVLHGVAIGAGWQSLVALVNVGCYYVFGLPLGALLGYRFKLGVVGIWSGMLAGTLLQTIILTWITYRTNWQKESFQAEERLQTWGGQSEHQRQPHNVNGFIEN, encoded by the exons atggggagATTGGGAGAGATGATATGGGAAGAATCAAAGAAGATGTGGGAGATAGCAGGCCCCGCCATTCTGACATCTGTATTACAATTCTCAATTGGGTTTGTGACAGTCGCTTTTGTTGGTCACTTGGGTTTTATAGAGCTTGCTGCTGTTGCTGTTTCTCAGAATATCGTTGAAGGATTTGCTTTTGGCTTTCtg CTAGGGATGGGAAGTGCAGTGGAGACACTATGCGGTCAAGCTGTTGGCGCTGGACAAATACACATGCTTGGTATTTATTTGCAAAGATCATGGATCCTAACTGGACTCACAGCATTGGCTCTTACGCCCGTTTACATATTCACGTCCCCTATCTTAAAGTTCCTCCATCAGTCTGATGAAATATCAGAAGTTGCGGGCAGGTTTTGCATATGGGTGATTCCACAACTGTTCGCTTATGCAATGAACTTCCCACTACAAAAGTTCTTCCAGTCTCAGACCAGAGTCTGGGTCATGGCTGCCATTGCCGCGGCTGCCTTGGCCTTACATGTTCTGTTGAATTGGCTTTTGGTGACCAAGCTTGAATATGGCTTGGCTGGAGCTGCTATAGCGGGAAACATTTCGTGGTGGGTCATCAATCTGGCTCAGCTGGTCTATCTAGTATCTGGGTATTTCCCCAATGCGTGGACCGGCTTTTCCTTGTTGGCGCTTCGATCATTGACTGCCTTTGTTAAGCTATCGCTAGCATCAGCGATAATGTTATG CTTGGAGCTCTGGTACTATACTGCAGTGATCCTTCTAGTGGGTTCCTTGAAAACTAAACCAGAAATAGATGTTGATGCTGTTTCTATCTG TATGAACTTGGAGGTGTGGACATTGATGGTTGCAATCGGTTTCAATGCGGCTGTCAG CGTGCGTGTCTCGAATGAACTAGGGGCTGGCCATCCAAAAGCAGCAAAGTTTTCAGTAGTGGTGACTGTTTCTACATCAGTATTGCTTGGAATTCTCTTCACAGCTGCAATTCTCATCGCCAGGAGTGAATTCCCAAAGGTGTTCACAGACAAACCAGTGGTCATAAGAGAAACAATCAAGCTCGGGTATCTTCTGGCGGCCACAATTTTTCTCAACAGCATTCAACCTGTTCTACATG GTGTAGCAATAGGTGCAGGTTGGCAATCCTTAGTTGCCTTGGTAAATGTAGGATGCTACTATGTCTTTGGATTGCCATTGGGCGCCTTACTTGGATACAGGTTCAAGCTTGGAGTTGTG GGCATTTGGTCCGGAATGCTAGCAGGGACCCTGTTGCAAACGATCATCTTGACCTGGATCACGTACCGAACTAACTGGCAGAAGGAG TCTTTTCAAGCTGAGGAGCGTCTCCAAACATGGGGCGGGCAATCCGAGCATCAACGACAACCACACAATGTGAATGGATTCATAGAGAACTGA